From the genome of Uranotaenia lowii strain MFRU-FL chromosome 1, ASM2978415v1, whole genome shotgun sequence, one region includes:
- the LOC129738392 gene encoding mucin-21-like: MNSFIQELRNLSSASSNSSFDSGFSASPTTPAASGDSNVGSGRATANNINNQQHQQQQNAVIWGNKSLWGRPPMSPASSAAGKPDQIIGTNTNNSMYVSKDSSCTTSTTVTTSSNSSSSSSSTITTTPWNTITNTTINPASSSTASFSQNIWEHTTKTLGGCGGVESLGSIWMHPTESNAADQNNVWGNLANSSSGSASTKSQLIRPTEIASSSAAAADNKLSSLWAPSPSVAASEGNVLKSLRLAGTVGSGGGTSSSFGLGGLTTTPTTTQQLFSDDFLSYLHNNNNNN; encoded by the coding sequence ATGAATTCGTTCATCCAAGAGCTGCGCAATCTGAGCAGCGCTAGCAGCAACAGTAGCTTCGACTCGGGCTTTTCCGCATCGCCAACAACTCCAGCAGCATCTGGGGACTCTAACGTCGGTAGTGGCCGGGCCACTGccaacaacatcaacaatcagcaacatcaacagcagcagaatGCCGTCATCTGGGGCAACAAATCGCTCTGGGGTCGTCCACCCATGAGCCCAGCATCATCGGCAGCAGGCAAGCCAGACCAGATCATCGGAACTAACACTAACAACAGTATGTACGTTAGCAAAGATTCTTCTTGTACAACCTCAACAACCGTTACCACTTCCTCCAACTCCTCTTCCTCTTCCTCCTCCACAATCACTACCACACCGTGGAACACGATCACTAACACTACGATCAACCCGGCGTCGTCCAGTACGGCGTCCTTTTCACAAAACATTTGGGAGCACACGACAAAAACTTTGGGAGGCTGCGGCGGCGTCGAATCGCTCGGCTCCATTTGGATGCATCCAACAGAGTCGAACGCCGCCGATCAGAATAATGTTTGGGGGAACCTCGCTAACAGTAGCAGCGGCAGTGCCAGCACCAAATCCCAGTTGATTCGGCCTACTGAGATCGCCAGTAGTAGCGCCGCTGCCGCTGACAACAAACTGAGCTCACTGTGGGCACCGTCGCCAAGTGTAGCAGCGTCCGAGGGTAATGTGCTGAAATCGCTTCGGCTGGCCGGAACGGTTGGGTCCGGTGGTGGCACCAGTTCGAGCTTCGGGCTCGGCGGACTGACCACCACCCCGACGACCACTCAGCAACTTTTTTCGGACGATTTTCTCAGCTAtctacacaacaacaacaacaacaattag